A stretch of the Planktothricoides raciborskii GIHE-MW2 genome encodes the following:
- a CDS encoding calcium-binding protein: protein MATNIGGLPVREDVIVTIAGTVAGFREDEFLLQDSTGQIWVEPNAGSWNSLNLNIGDQVTVVGDRDDLEDFDAISITRSNSPVTLPFSWENQNLNSGQQGTLEHDLIFGDEINPNTINGNDGNDNIFGGENNDIISGNRGKDLLTGNSGNDILFGGKDDDTLTGNRGQDMLFGNLGNDILFGGKDSDFLDGGEGNDILSGDMGQDFLTGGPGNDIFVLSTATAAADFQTADRILDFESGLDRIQLTPGLTFADLSLEAMELGTAIRVTQSNQVLGIVDNFNPGMLSTNNFLLG, encoded by the coding sequence ATGGCGACAAATATCGGCGGATTACCCGTAAGAGAAGATGTAATTGTGACAATTGCTGGGACGGTTGCTGGGTTCCGGGAAGATGAATTTTTACTCCAAGATAGTACCGGACAAATTTGGGTGGAACCGAATGCCGGAAGTTGGAATAGTTTAAATTTAAATATTGGCGACCAAGTAACGGTGGTGGGCGATCGCGATGATTTAGAAGACTTTGATGCGATTAGTATTACTCGCAGCAATTCTCCAGTCACCCTGCCGTTCAGTTGGGAAAATCAGAATTTAAATAGCGGACAACAAGGAACCCTGGAACATGATTTGATTTTTGGCGACGAAATTAATCCCAATACCATCAATGGCAATGATGGAAATGATAATATCTTCGGCGGTGAAAATAATGATATCATATCGGGGAATCGCGGCAAAGATTTGCTAACTGGGAATAGCGGTAACGATATTCTCTTTGGCGGCAAAGATGATGATACCCTTACGGGGAATCGCGGCCAAGATATGCTATTTGGTAATTTAGGAAATGATATCCTTTTCGGTGGCAAAGATTCAGATTTTCTGGATGGAGGAGAAGGAAATGATATCCTGAGTGGGGATATGGGACAAGATTTTCTCACCGGCGGGCCGGGAAATGATATCTTTGTTTTATCTACCGCAACTGCTGCCGCTGATTTCCAGACAGCCGATCGCATTCTTGACTTTGAAAGCGGGTTAGACCGCATTCAATTAACTCCAGGATTAACCTTTGCTGACCTCAGTTTAGAAGCGATGGAATTAGGCACCGCAATTCGAGTGACTCAGAGCAATCAAGTGCTGGGAATTGTGGATAATTTTAACCCAGGAATGCTAAGTACAAATAATTTTTTATTGGGCTAG